The following are from one region of the Natronocella acetinitrilica genome:
- a CDS encoding Hsp20/alpha crystallin family protein — protein sequence MNEITRNHSSAVKQREGTDVQSEWAMRELIPAVDIHEEDDAIHVTADMPGVTRESLRIELNDQTLEIEGDIKLQMPEGVSATFAEVRASRYRRRFTIGQAVDREGIKAQIADGVLHLNLPKAKAHRRRRIDIQAA from the coding sequence ATGAACGAAATCACCAGAAACCACAGCAGTGCCGTGAAGCAGAGAGAGGGAACGGATGTGCAGTCCGAATGGGCGATGCGCGAGCTGATTCCGGCAGTGGACATCCACGAGGAGGATGACGCAATCCACGTCACCGCCGACATGCCCGGCGTCACCCGGGAGTCACTCAGGATCGAGCTCAATGACCAAACGCTGGAGATCGAGGGTGACATCAAGCTGCAGATGCCAGAAGGTGTCAGCGCCACCTTTGCGGAAGTGCGGGCCAGCCGCTACCGGCGCCGCTTCACCATCGGGCAGGCGGTGGATCGCGAGGGTATCAAGGCGCAGATTGCCGACGGCGTCCTGCACCTGAACCTGCCCAAGGCAAAAGCACACCGTCGACGCCGGATCGATATCCAGGCTGCCTGA